TTTACATGTTCACGTAGCTCACCAACAGATGGCAGGAGCACTGCATGACAGGCTTTACGCATGAGGtcctttgtcttcttttttgttattactgATTATTGTTTATATGACGGAGGACAAGGAGGAAAAATGCTAATCTCCTGATTAACGCTCTGCCCGTTACATTATCCGTCATGGTATTAATATCTGTATTTATAAGTCAAATCAGTGGCTATTATCTCCAACAGGAATCAGTTAAGATCTTGGTCACTCCTGCTGTGCATTTACATAGCAGTGCCAGACTGTAATCAAAACTGAAGCCTCCCAATTTAAACTGAGCACGCTCGGATAAAATAAGAATCGTCGTCGACTGTaatgcagcagctgcaggaacaACAGTGTTTCCTCTGCTTTTCTCCGGGAATTCAAACCCATGTTAGTGCAAACAAAATCTCCAGACTTAATGAATGTGACCTTTCTGAACAGCCAACCTGTTGGCCTCTAACTATGTGAGCGTTGCTACAATCACATCGTCACCACGCTGACATTCAAGTTCAAATTTGTGCAGGTCAGGCAGCACATATCTGTGAAAATGGGAGCACTTCCTGCTCAGGAGAAGCATccctgcttttttgttttaaaacaaaagtgatTTTTGTCTTCACAATTACTGCAACATGTACCAGATATCCCTGAATTTGGTATGAAACTGACAGtgctatgataaaaaaaaaagatatcattgtaatggaaatgttttttaatgttcgGTGTTCCACAGCTTTGCTCATGTTTCAAATTGAGGACCAGATCACATCATGATGTGCACgtgcaacacacacaaaaatggccAATATGGAGCTACTAAGACTGGCTTAAAACTAGCGTTCCAACACATTTACcccatcaaatcaaatcaatgttttccacatttcataactttaacatttaacaagaTTTTGTATTCTAATCATAACAGGTCTCTAGTGTCAAATAAATTCAAAGTTTAGATTAGAAAATTCCATTTAAAGACCTGTAAATGATCACATTCATGTTCCACACTTGGATTACTTAAATCTTTGACTTTCAAGTTTCCTATTTTacagcacacacccacacaacacGTTTACTGCTGTGGAAAACATTTGAACAATCTAGAAGTTTGCGAATCACATTTCAGTTCCAATCAAGTCTGAGCcgtagggtaaaaaaaaaaggagctatTAGGTCATGTAGGTGTGGCACCCGATGCTGGAAAGCAGAGAACATTCAGATGATGAATCACATGAGAATGAAGTGTTACAGCAGTCTCTGGACAGAACAATAGTGCAGATGCCAGATGGACGTGAAAGCAAAGCTGCGTACGCGTCTATGCTCCGATTCATTTTTCACTTCTTCCTGTGAGACAGGGAtcatccaaaataaataaaaaatgtaaattaaaaaagaaaaacgtcaTGACAGCCTCGGCACAACTGAAACTGCTcatggagagaaaaaagaaaaacaactcaaTTCTCTCCCCTTCTCGTTTTGTTTGCTGTTAGTTGTTGGGATGATGCAGGAACGCCGGGAAATCACTCCATAAATCCCCGATGACAATAAATATGGCATCTTTGTGTCATAATCGTGTTAAATGTGAACACTGCCAATATCCTTGATACAGGCTAAATGTGAAagatgagtttttgtttttttccttcttgtttttgtttttagaaatggCAGCCAAGTCTGAACTGAGGGGCTCGGTGGgaggggaaaataaaataaaaaaacaggccAGAGGCTGTTCAGATGATACAGGCCGCCTCTGGCTTTGACAACGCAGCTATGCATCTATACCGCTGCCAACACAGACCTGTTTATTAACACAGTCACTTGACACTGGCATATGCTTGAGGCTGTGTAGGCGAGGAAGTAGGGTACGAATGCAAACAGCCTGTTTGCGTCGGCTGAAACAGGAGCTACTTTGCGactaaaaaaagacacaagtgTACATAAAAGTGGAGCGATCACCAAGCAAAATTCATAAAATCTGGAGAATTCTTCGTCAGAGAAATCAGTCGGTAAATAAATACGCAGAATGGTCTAAACGATGACAAACACTTACGAAATAAGATACGAGGACACACACGTGCAGAAGTTTTAAACCATGACTGAAACCAGTCGTGCACCTGATGGAGAACCAGTGGGTTTACATAGAAGATGAAAAATAACTGAACAAGTAACTGAAGTTCATGTGATTGTTTAGCCGATGCATTTGGCAGCGAGTGGCGTCGCTTTCAATACTTGGTGCTTGCAGAGGGAGCAAAACTGCATCCGTCCTGCAGGTGGGATGGATGCACTGAAAGGAAGTCGAAAATTGTTATCGGGCAGTGGCTTCCCAGTAAGGTCCATAAATGATTCAAGCTGCAGCAGAGTCCAAACTGAGATCTGTTCACAGCTGCTGGGGTTTATTGAACAGGGCTACCGCGCTGCTGCGAGATCGCTTTTGGCTTTTCTCACTGAATCGAGATgcttggtttttggttttttgtctcTATTTTGTTTCCAGTATTTTCAGACTACAGGTCCATTTATCCTTTGAGTTTCAGATCTTTTTTTGTCAGACATTGTAGTCCGGTGCTTTGCCGAGCGGTTGCCTCAGTCTGATCTGCAGGGTCATGAAGGCGCCCACCGCCACGTGAAAGAGGATCTGCCAGATGTTCCTCAATTCGTACAAATACATGTTGGAAAGACAGATGAGTGCAAAGGCCAGGAAGGACTTGCTGTTCCTCCAGACTGAGAAGTAGGCAAACAGGTAGCACTGaaaggagaaagacagagagcgtGAACGATGCGCAGACCACATGACCGGCGGGGATGTTTTTCATAAGAAATCCCATTTGATGTCTCTGTGCCCATCACTGTGTCTACCAGTCTGCGGTGATCCATTTAGTATCAGGAGCTGCACAAAAAAAGCTGAGCAAAATCTTTTAGAGAAGGTACTGGACCGAAAGGCACTGAGCTTTTGCTAATGTGTAGCTGACAAGCTGCTGAGCTATAAAGTGCAGGGCTGTTAGTCAGCCAGTGATGGGCTCCCCTTACCGCAGACTATCACTTACCTGATACAGACAGGCCGCTGTGCCGAGGAAGAAGGCAATCACGTAATTAAAGTCTTCATCATCATtctgcagacacagagaaaatgcttgggtttttttgttgttttttgaagcGCTAGTCATTTATGTagggacaaaaaaagaaaccaatatGACAAGAACATGTTGAGGTATCTTTATTCATGCATTTCATGTACTGTGATCTAATCTAGTTCATAGAGTGTGATGTGACAGGTGCTCTATCAAGGGACACAATGGCAGGCATGTGGTAGTGACGTGAGCCCAGACAGACCATAATCAGTCATAAGTTTATGTTAGTCAGGAGATATTAGTGGCTCATGACGTCAAAGTTGAGGCAGGCAGATAATTAGTAAACTGGGATGATGTTTACAGTGAAGTCTTTGCCATCATTTTCTCTTTAGAATAAATCCCACCACCTTTAAAGTCTGCGTTTCCTGACTACCTGATTGCTTTTCTGTGACGGACCTACATTCCCAGCCCTCGGGAATTCATTCGTCTAGTATCAAACTAGAACCAGCCTTGCATTGAGCATTCATTTCCCTTTAAGAGAAACTGAATCTGAGAGTCGTTTCTAGAATGCCCTCACCTGCAGTATGCTCTCTATAGCGTGGACCCCTCGCAGCAGGTTCAGCCCCCCACAGAGGATGCTCAGCACACAGGATACGATTCCCGGGAGAGTCACCGGCTCCAGCATCTGCGTGGGAGCTGTAAGAGAACAAGGACGCAGGTCTCGGATAAATCTGCTTTCCGAAGAACAACAAAGCAACTAGATTTGAcaaaatttcatttatatatatacacatgtaaaAGCTATTATGTGCAGGACAAAGGGAATAAATCCCTGAATGGCAAAGATAAGCCAAGAATGTGCTGTTCTCAAATCTCACTTTCAAAACATTAAAGAATTAATGTGTCACTATTATCAGATTAGCATACTTCATCCCTCAGGATAAAATGATTTATGTTCTCAGACAAACAAGACACTGGGAAGGTCCGCGGAGAGTGAGCAGAGCGTGGAGAGCTGCTCTCTCGGATGTCAGGGGGAAACACAACAGCTACAAGTGACCCGAGGTGGCATCGCTTAGCTTGGGGCAACTGAGGTGTGACAGTGGGGAAAAGGGGTTGTTTTTGTGGACGATGTAAAGAGCACGGGGTCTGAGCTACGACGAAGCAACAGCAGAATGGATTCATTTTGAAAATGACTATCTCATCACACAGTCTCTCTCTGCCCTTTAAAATCCACCAGAAAGTAACCATTTCAAATTTAAGCAGCTGAATGACTTCTGCTgcggatgttttgtttttttctttcaataaatatttcaatatttaggGCTTAAATGAGACTTTGTAATTAAGAAATGTCTTTGTTAATCCACTGAAGATACAGGAAAATACGGCGATGAGGAATCATTTTGGTTCTGAACTgcatattaatacattttaataaaagcaaaagagGCGTGAACAAACAGCTCAAAAAGCAAAAGGGACTAGGATCCTGTGGAGAGGCCCTGGGTCCAGGGAAATGTGTTTATCACAGAAAAACGTGCGTCCATGgcaggtagagctgggcgatagaacgataacgatatgtatcgcgatataacttttactcgatagagaaattaagctatcgcgatagacctcgccgctcttgtcctcttaaaaaaaaaaaaaaaaaaaaaaaggtcagccaatccaaattaggtagcgcagagccgaaccaatcacagccgcagcgtcacgtcgcgtgacttgttacgtacagcacaagtgccaagccgcacgtgtgtttgtttgggaagcagccagcgggtaatggaggaaatgagtgtgccgactagaaaaatcaaccgagcgtgaccaaagagaaaacagatgatggttccaatgccggagagattgtcgaacggaagagccatagaagttccgtagtgtgaaggtatttcggctatttcaagtctgacaaaaaacagagtagcgtgcactgtaaattgtgccgaaagaaagtctggaaatacaataaactggtgcatgcgtcacactgtgcgccacgttattgtttcggtgaaatgaatttctacaatactgttactgttaattctactctctgcagtgtttaaatgcttacatatacacacagttactgtccctccacacatacgactcggttctgcttctatgccccagctttgtttactttttcccaccaaggcttctagacttctgattggccaacatttctgcacggttaggaatctagcgccacctgctgctttggcatgttcatagcagcgttttccttcatttctgcctttatgtgtggacgggattatttttaaaacgaaaacggaaaatctccgttttcaaaaatacccgtgtacgtgtggacgtagcctcagtctctgactggaagcgctaattcatcattcggcttttgtcagactaaagtaactgttaaaactgtttgaaaagctcagctatacaacaaggagagattgagaatttccttttagttctcagtttatttgatattgacaaaagttagtcagttttgtctgttcttctgtaaaacaaactaagatttatttttagaattaatattttgtttctaagtggaattgacaatttagtctgtttcgtttgttctattttgaaacttaaacgctttagcggctgccttttgtgtagtttgcaatatttgcctttatttatctgaaaaagtctcatgttccttaagtacatctaccctgttgaacttattatgggaaataaatatttaaataaaaacaagctgctgattatttcacattttacttgtgagcaacggcacatttaaatcttacaaatatagttatttggcttatatcgtgatagatatcgttatcgcctgaaatgaaaaaaacatatcgtgatatgaaaaaatctcatttcgCCCAGCTCTAATGGCAGGGGTATAAAACTTGCTCTGAACTCTGGGGTTAATATTTCTGATTTGTCCAAAAAACCTcgataaaggataaaaaaaacagatgctTCCTGAGGCATTTTGTTTAGGTTGAAATGAGCAAGCAAAACAGAGCAACGCATATCAACTTGAAGTCTTCATCAGAGTCTGCTTTGAAAGTCTTTAAAGCCATGTagcacttcctgttttccttttccaggAACATTTTGAGGGAAAAGCAACTATGTACATCATGTCACAGTCTTGTGGTCAATACCATCAATGTTAAGAATGAAAAATTAATACAAATAATAAGATTAAATATCTAAATTTAATGTACATGCACAccctgtatatatatttatgcacATGAATAAATGCATCTTTAAATGCTGTACGTATATAAATTCATTACAAGCCTCTCTCATACTTTGCACGCATACGTGTGCAGCTTATGTCCTACCTATGCCCTTGTACTTTGAAGGTGCGTGCACTGAGAATCCATTGATAGCCCGCAGGTCCTCAGGGGAGAGCTGGTAGGGCGGTCGCAGCTTGATCTCTGTCTGCATGTCAGCCAGGTTGATCTTGGTGGACAGGGAACGAGGGTTATTGTAGCGCTGTTTGGTCTTCTGGATGAAGGTGTCTGAGGGATAACAGTCAGCACAACAAAGAGCTGATTAATAATACAAAGAGCAAAGCCGGGCAGAACCAAATGCACCCTTTGTGTGACACAGCAAGATGCTGTTAATGTGGAAGTGGAAAATGATTtctgaataaacaaaaacattttcgaTCAACAATAGACAGAAACACTGCATATCACATATTACATAACAAAAATGCTATTTCATACGCTGGGCCAGTGTCTCAGTTTTACTGTCcacaaaaacaatgttttataTGTAAACCTAATTTAGtctattaattatatttaaaattgtttattcatgtctttatgtttatttacatCTGTAAAATACTGTTACCAAAGCTCTGAAGTAAATCTAGTTGAGTAGGCTCCATGCTGCCCTGTAGACTCACCCCTGCGTCCTGCAGGTATGGCTGTGACAGACAGTAGGACAGCTGCTGGCAGCCTGCAGCGCAGTGGCCAAATGTAAAGATCATAACAAACTGAGCTGACAGTTTATGTGAATACAGACAGCTTTTCTTAAAACTGCTATTTTGTCTCTGTGCAACTCAAACATCGGTGGATAAGATCATATTTAAGTTTGTTCTCCCCGCGGTGggggggagggtgggggggaCTATGtaatcagttttgtttgtttgtctatttGTTAGTTGTCTCGCATccaagttttttaaatgatcattttcaaattttgtttGATGGTTGACACCAATAACAGCTCGAGCTCATTTCATTTTGGTGAGATTGGTTTTCGTTGTTGTAATTGGGAGTAATATGTGAGGCCCGTCCTCAAAAGCCTCTTTAAAACGACGGCAAGGAAAAAACCTTTTAGGTAACGATGACTGATGTAGTGCTTTTGTTTCGCAGGTGAAGTCATAAGTAGGTTTGGTAGcataaaatactttttgactAGTCCCAGGCCATCAAACTCTCTTTTTTGTATCTGAAATTTACTGACTGTGACCCCGTATTGTAAAATTTGTGCACTACCCAGGagaaactttaaaaactgaatattgTAAAGAATGAGGCCAATTTTACATCTGATAGGTACCATCAGACATGGCACCcgttttaatttgaaaagctGACATCATAATTCCCACATGGTCGTTTCGGCTGAAACACACAGTTCCACGGACTCACCAAATTCGATGAAGGAGTAGGGCCGCATGGCACTCTCGATCCGTTTGGTGTCATAGGTGACAATAAACTCCTTCTGTAGCTCATCCAGGAAGCAGAAGGCCAAAACATTGGGATAACTTGCAGTGCATACCATCAGGTATCCAACGCCCAGCGAGCTCgtaaaactgaaacacacaaacacaaatattatTGCTCTAATGCAGCGCGCCACTCTTCCTCTCGACAGAAACCCTGGGAATCTGTAATTAGGACACAAAGCTATATCCAGGGACACAAAGGCATTTCTGACTTCTGCAGGTTGCAGCTCtaaacacagagcaaacacaatTTAAGCGCATCTCTGCTTCAACGCCACACTTTCACAGTTAATTTAACACAATGGCTCGCATCCAAATCCACCTCTGCAGAAACAACTATGTGCTGGCCTTGCAGTGTTAATTGATACACTAAGTGCAAATTAAATTCCCCAAACACAAAGACGTTCACATTACCAGAATAGCTCGGAGCGCATCTGAATGGATATGAAACCTGAATGTCAATAAAGAGTTGAGACTAATATGATGATTAtcatggaaagaaaaactcGCGGTGTTGACGATATCTGAGGAATGAGAGTCAATCTGATCTGAGTAGCCACATACATACGCATCAGAAATTGAAGCAAATGACTCACGTTTAAGGGTGGGATGGAGGCGGGCCCCTTACCCACAATTTGAATTGATGGATTCATTTTTATTGTGCCCTTTAGTTTCACAAGCTGCTGGTGCATATATAATAAACACTGAATTGAACCTGTAAGTTGCAATGTGCTTTACCATAAACCCCTGGACAAATACGTTTACCAATATCTGTCTCGGAGCTGCCTGACTGTGTCTATAAAACCTCACCGAATATTAGAAAATAAATCATAACTCCACTGTGGGTAACAGctaaaataaaactggattaaATCCCACGATATAACTGATGATTCATAACTGTGACTTACAGTGCGAGTATGTTCAAATATTACAGAAGTAAACTAGTCCCTAAATTGCTTCCAGTGATGTGCATTCTCTAAATCACTGTGTAAAACTTGGGGCATTAAGCAAGCGAGCCGATGTTCTAAAACCTCCTGGATTAAATCTGCTGAAAAAGGAATTTCATCTAGCTTTCACAACACACAAATATTACAGACATGACAAGGGCCACTGAAGAACCGGGAATATCACAGGACAGATTAACCGGTGACTTTAAACGCCGCCTCTTTcattttgaacttcagcagcctTTAGACGTCCGCACTCCTCAGAAGCTTCGAGCTCTCGCTGATTAAAGAGACGTATCAAAAGGAGACTCTGTGGTTGTTGAAAGGTATAGCCGGCCCATTGATGGTTGGCGGTGAGGTTCTCTAAGGTCATGTCCTCTGTCGTAATAAGACTAATTAGCTTTTAACAAACAATGCTTGAGAGTTTCAAAGCCATTCCCTAAGCACAAGCAGAGCTTTCAGGAACCGTCTGACACCTCAAATGAAGCCCGAGCTGTCAAATCGCTCAAATTTAAAcgctttttctgtattttcttta
This genomic window from Astatotilapia calliptera chromosome 16, fAstCal1.2, whole genome shotgun sequence contains:
- the sec22a gene encoding vesicle-trafficking protein SEC22a, with amino-acid sequence MSMVLFASVVRVGDGLPLSASTDYEQDKELQETKRLLKGLSKKLGQFPDRCTLRTGPYNINFTSSLGVGYLMVCTASYPNVLAFCFLDELQKEFIVTYDTKRIESAMRPYSFIEFDTFIQKTKQRYNNPRSLSTKINLADMQTEIKLRPPYQLSPEDLRAINGFSVHAPSKYKGIAPTQMLEPVTLPGIVSCVLSILCGGLNLLRGVHAIESILQNDDEDFNYVIAFFLGTAACLYQCYLFAYFSVWRNSKSFLAFALICLSNMYLYELRNIWQILFHVAVGAFMTLQIRLRQPLGKAPDYNV